Proteins from one Bradyrhizobium amphicarpaeae genomic window:
- a CDS encoding ShlB/FhaC/HecB family hemolysin secretion/activation protein: MRILGAWLGIGLAACCIASAHAQSINPGVIQNDVDRQRRQLEQQSAPPKLTGPAVIGGEREKSQLLKPGGPKFRLRKVTFDESKFITPAELDEIAKRYVGKNVDIASLLQLVADINAVYAARGIVTGIATLPEQDAKGGVVRVKLTEGRLQKTTIEGNKQTRADYILDRVKEPEGEVLDVPKLNRDVIWFNRTNDVQIKALLQPGTSFGLTDLQFAVIEPPVDTLQLFTDNQGAENTGRWEGGAFYKRHGLFGVDDRLTFYGVRSDGNLNGNVAYSIPVNPWGGRAGVSYTEGKIKIIQGPFVALDVTGRSSQAAVNFSQPVWVTQDWLVLLNAALTEGKTVSRFATVAVTDDHYDKTTAGVSVTKSGNTYSITVSPAVNYVAWQDHVLGNNRAFNTYTGSLIATSAAGPQNFSANVLASWQYTQEKLLPGDQIFSIGGPTTVRGYPSNAASGDSGYYFNAELHYNWSQWLRGFDTYIFTDWGAVYSTFPGVTEMASVGVGFSWTYAQFMTFEANYATPLKMAVSTQNHYEAYGRVILRPLLMFQKQDSAAAVPGRNKS, from the coding sequence ATGCGGATTCTGGGGGCATGGTTGGGGATCGGGCTTGCAGCTTGCTGCATCGCCTCCGCGCATGCCCAGTCGATCAACCCCGGCGTGATCCAGAACGATGTCGACAGGCAGCGGCGACAGCTCGAGCAGCAGAGCGCCCCGCCCAAGCTCACCGGGCCGGCGGTGATCGGCGGCGAGCGGGAAAAGTCCCAGCTCCTGAAGCCGGGCGGGCCGAAATTCCGTCTGCGCAAGGTTACCTTCGACGAGTCCAAATTCATCACGCCGGCGGAGCTGGATGAGATCGCGAAGAGATATGTCGGCAAGAACGTCGACATCGCCTCGCTGTTGCAACTCGTCGCCGACATCAACGCGGTCTATGCCGCGCGCGGCATCGTCACGGGCATCGCGACGCTGCCCGAGCAGGACGCCAAGGGCGGCGTCGTCCGCGTCAAGCTGACCGAAGGACGGCTGCAGAAGACCACCATCGAGGGCAACAAGCAGACCCGCGCCGATTACATCCTCGATCGCGTGAAGGAGCCCGAAGGCGAGGTCCTCGACGTTCCCAAGCTCAATCGCGACGTGATCTGGTTCAACCGCACCAACGACGTGCAGATCAAGGCGCTGCTGCAGCCCGGCACCAGCTTCGGCCTCACCGACCTCCAGTTCGCGGTGATCGAGCCGCCGGTCGACACCTTGCAGCTCTTCACCGACAACCAGGGTGCGGAGAACACCGGACGCTGGGAGGGCGGGGCCTTCTACAAGCGCCACGGCCTGTTCGGCGTCGATGATCGCCTGACCTTCTACGGCGTCCGCTCCGACGGCAATCTCAACGGCAATGTCGCCTACAGCATCCCGGTCAATCCCTGGGGCGGCCGCGCCGGCGTCAGCTATACCGAAGGCAAGATCAAGATCATCCAGGGACCGTTCGTCGCGCTCGACGTCACCGGGCGATCGAGCCAGGCCGCCGTCAATTTCAGCCAGCCGGTCTGGGTGACCCAGGACTGGCTGGTGCTGCTCAACGCGGCCTTGACCGAGGGCAAGACCGTCAGCCGCTTCGCCACCGTCGCCGTCACCGATGACCATTACGACAAGACCACGGCGGGCGTCTCGGTGACCAAGTCCGGCAACACCTATTCGATCACGGTGTCACCGGCAGTGAACTACGTTGCGTGGCAGGACCATGTGCTCGGCAACAACCGCGCGTTCAACACCTATACCGGCTCGCTGATCGCGACCAGCGCCGCAGGGCCGCAGAATTTCAGCGCCAATGTGCTGGCGAGCTGGCAGTACACGCAGGAGAAGCTGCTGCCCGGCGATCAGATCTTTTCGATCGGCGGTCCCACCACCGTGCGCGGTTATCCCTCCAATGCGGCCTCCGGTGACAGCGGCTATTATTTCAACGCCGAGCTGCACTACAACTGGTCGCAATGGTTGAGGGGTTTCGACACCTACATCTTCACCGATTGGGGCGCGGTGTATTCGACCTTCCCCGGCGTCACCGAAATGGCCTCGGTCGGCGTCGGCTTCTCCTGGACCTATGCGCAGTTCATGACCTTCGAGGCAAACTACGCGACGCCGCTGAAGATGGCGGTCTCGACCCAGAACCATTACGAGGCCTATGGCCGCGTCATCCTGCGTCCGTTGTTGATGTTCCAGAAGCAGGATAGCGCGGCGGCGGTGCCGGGCAGAAACAAGTCGTAG
- the bluB gene encoding 5,6-dimethylbenzimidazole synthase — protein MVEFDDSFRQHLRELLVWRRDVRRFRTDPLPAGLIDRLIETACLSPSVGLSQPWRFVIVDDVARRRAVIDDFTACNAEALNCYSGERAARYAALKLSGLEQAPGHLAVFADKASDVGHGLGRATMPETTEYSVVAAITAMWLAARAEGIGIGWVSILNPDRIHAILDVPHGWKFIAYLCIGYPEVECDQPELEQAKWEHRRGAEEFTLRR, from the coding sequence ATGGTCGAGTTCGACGATAGCTTCCGCCAACACTTGCGCGAGCTGCTCGTGTGGCGCCGCGACGTCCGCCGCTTTCGAACCGACCCGCTGCCGGCCGGCCTCATCGATCGCCTGATCGAGACCGCCTGCCTGTCGCCCTCGGTCGGCCTCAGTCAGCCCTGGCGCTTCGTCATCGTCGACGATGTTGCACGCCGCCGCGCCGTCATCGACGATTTCACGGCGTGCAACGCCGAAGCCCTGAATTGCTATTCCGGCGAACGTGCGGCGCGCTACGCCGCGCTGAAACTGTCGGGCCTCGAACAGGCCCCCGGCCACCTCGCCGTGTTCGCCGACAAGGCCAGCGACGTCGGCCACGGCCTCGGCCGCGCGACCATGCCGGAGACGACCGAATATTCAGTGGTCGCCGCCATCACCGCGATGTGGCTCGCCGCACGCGCCGAGGGCATCGGCATCGGCTGGGTCTCGATCCTCAATCCGGACCGCATCCACGCGATTCTCGACGTGCCTCATGGCTGGAAGTTCATCGCCTATCTCTGCATCGGTTATCCCGAGGTCGAATGCGACCAGCCCGAGCTCGAGCAGGCGAAATGGGAACACCGGCGGGGCGCCGAGGAGTTTACGCTGCGACGTTAG
- the cobS gene encoding adenosylcobinamide-GDP ribazoletransferase codes for MIPRAEFWNNVVADLRMAASFVTILPVASPKPAADGAVARATWALPLAGLLVGLAGAFVYKAAIRFGLTPNLAALLALATTALITGALHEDGLADTADGLGGGRTRERKLEIMRDSRIGTYGVCALILSFGLRWSALAAIADPLLVAFALCAAHTAARAGVPAFMALVPPARPDGLSASAGSPPGRSVAIAFALGALALALASGPGKALVGLILLSLAGLLLARLAVRQIGGQTGDILGAFEQIGEILILLVAASFRMGG; via the coding sequence ATGATACCGCGCGCAGAATTCTGGAATAACGTGGTCGCCGATCTCAGGATGGCGGCATCGTTCGTCACGATTCTTCCCGTGGCATCGCCGAAGCCTGCGGCCGACGGCGCCGTCGCGCGTGCGACATGGGCCCTGCCCTTGGCCGGACTGCTGGTCGGGCTTGCCGGCGCGTTCGTCTACAAGGCCGCCATCCGGTTCGGACTGACGCCGAACCTGGCCGCCCTGCTCGCTCTCGCCACGACCGCGCTCATCACGGGCGCGCTGCACGAAGACGGTCTCGCAGATACCGCCGACGGGCTCGGTGGCGGCCGCACGCGCGAACGCAAGCTCGAGATCATGCGCGACAGCCGAATCGGGACCTATGGCGTCTGCGCGCTGATCCTGTCGTTCGGCCTGCGCTGGAGCGCACTCGCCGCGATCGCCGATCCCTTGCTGGTGGCATTTGCGCTTTGCGCCGCGCACACCGCCGCCCGCGCGGGCGTGCCGGCCTTCATGGCACTGGTGCCGCCGGCGCGGCCGGACGGGCTGTCGGCAAGCGCGGGATCGCCGCCGGGCCGCAGCGTCGCCATCGCCTTCGCTCTCGGAGCGCTCGCGCTGGCGCTCGCGTCGGGGCCGGGCAAGGCGCTGGTCGGCCTGATCTTGCTGTCGCTCGCCGGCCTGTTGCTGGCGCGGCTTGCCGTGCGCCAGATCGGCGGGCAGACCGGCGACATTCTCGGTGCATTCGAGCAGATCGGCGAGATCCTCATTCTGCTGGTGGCGGCGTCCTTCCGGATGGGAGGCTGA
- the cobU gene encoding bifunctional adenosylcobinamide kinase/adenosylcobinamide-phosphate guanylyltransferase: protein MAIILITGGARSGKSRRAEMRTRSFPGQPVYVATAEALDAEMEARIATHRARRGADWIEREVPLDLVPALVATDGGGARLVDCLTLWLSNLMHAERNWESEVTELAAALPRLKSPVVFVTNEVGLGIVPDNALARRYRDAAGTMNQVIAAASNEVEFVVAGLPMKLK, encoded by the coding sequence ATGGCCATCATCTTGATCACAGGCGGAGCGCGATCGGGCAAGAGCAGGCGTGCGGAAATGCGCACGCGCAGCTTCCCCGGGCAGCCCGTTTACGTCGCGACGGCCGAGGCGCTCGATGCGGAGATGGAAGCGCGCATCGCCACGCATCGCGCGCGGCGCGGAGCCGACTGGATCGAACGCGAGGTGCCGCTTGATCTCGTCCCCGCGCTGGTCGCGACGGATGGCGGCGGCGCAAGACTGGTGGACTGCCTGACGCTGTGGCTCTCCAATTTGATGCATGCCGAGCGCAACTGGGAAAGTGAAGTGACCGAGCTCGCGGCCGCCCTGCCCCGTTTGAAAAGCCCCGTCGTCTTCGTCACCAACGAGGTCGGCCTCGGCATCGTGCCCGACAACGCACTGGCGCGGCGCTATCGCGACGCTGCCGGAACCATGAACCAGGTCATCGCGGCGGCGTCCAACGAAGTCGAGTTCGTCGTTGCCGGCCTGCCGATGAAGCTCAAATGA
- the cbiB gene encoding adenosylcobinamide-phosphate synthase CbiB codes for MGFAGAMVVAMAVDALLGWPSWLFARIGHPVTWLGRMIGAIDSAWNRASDPPALRRGAGIAGALVVIAISVAVGWLLQVLLPSGWIQIALLGVLAWPLVALRSLHDHVAAVANPLLAGDIANAREAVSRIVGRDPAALDEAGIARAAIESLAENASDGIIAPVFWGALFGLPGILGYKAINTLDSMIGHRSERHEAFGWAAARIDDIANFIPARLTGFLFVLLAPRRSDALTCMTRDARRHRSPNAGWPEAAMAGGLGVRLSGPRIYHGSITNEPWLNEGARDPRAADIAEALTVYRRAMLLLAGLLAILAFA; via the coding sequence TTGGGCTTTGCGGGCGCGATGGTGGTGGCGATGGCGGTGGATGCCCTGCTGGGCTGGCCGTCGTGGCTGTTCGCGCGGATCGGCCATCCCGTGACCTGGCTCGGGCGGATGATTGGCGCCATTGATTCCGCGTGGAATCGCGCGTCGGATCCGCCGGCGCTTCGCCGTGGCGCGGGCATCGCCGGCGCGCTCGTGGTGATCGCAATCTCCGTTGCGGTCGGCTGGCTGCTTCAGGTCCTGCTTCCCTCGGGCTGGATCCAGATCGCGCTGCTCGGCGTCCTGGCCTGGCCGCTGGTCGCGCTGCGCTCGCTGCATGATCATGTGGCCGCCGTCGCAAATCCATTGCTGGCCGGCGACATCGCCAACGCGCGCGAGGCGGTCTCGCGCATCGTCGGTCGCGATCCCGCGGCGCTCGATGAGGCCGGCATCGCGCGCGCGGCGATCGAGAGCCTCGCGGAGAATGCTTCCGACGGCATCATCGCGCCGGTGTTCTGGGGCGCGCTGTTCGGCCTGCCGGGTATCCTCGGTTACAAGGCGATCAACACGCTGGACTCCATGATCGGGCATCGCAGCGAGCGGCACGAGGCGTTCGGCTGGGCGGCAGCACGCATCGACGATATCGCGAACTTCATTCCCGCGCGCCTGACCGGCTTTCTGTTCGTGTTGCTGGCACCGCGGCGATCCGACGCGCTGACGTGCATGACGCGCGATGCGCGCCGCCACCGCTCGCCGAATGCCGGCTGGCCGGAGGCCGCGATGGCGGGCGGGCTTGGCGTGCGGCTCAGCGGGCCCCGTATCTATCACGGCAGCATCACGAACGAGCCCTGGCTGAACGAAGGCGCGCGCGATCCGCGCGCCGCCGACATCGCCGAGGCCCTGACGGTCTACCGCCGCGCCATGCTGCTGCTCGCAGGCCTGCTTGCGATCCTGGCTTTCGCGTGA
- the cobD gene encoding threonine-phosphate decarboxylase CobD — MREHGGNLDLAQQRFGGRAEDWIDLSTGINRLPYPVGEMSARAWSTLPSRAEIDALHQAARHAYRTRAPIVATGGAQAVIQMLPQLAPRGRARILAPTYNEYAGVLAAAGWDVQEVAELDALAGADLAVVVNPNNPDGRCHAPKDLLTLLPRVGRLVIDESFADTVPQLSLASEADRYGLLVLRSFGKFYGLAGLRLGFAIGNAADVTRLAAMAGPWPVSGAAIAIGSRALRDDAWAEATSARLVRDCVRLDELTQAQGWRLVGGVSLFRLYETPDARAAQEKLARGQIWSRVFAQRPTWLRLGLPGSEAEWTRVAEVLAR, encoded by the coding sequence ATGCGCGAGCACGGTGGAAATCTCGATCTGGCCCAGCAGCGTTTTGGCGGACGCGCGGAAGACTGGATCGATCTGTCGACAGGGATCAACCGGCTGCCTTATCCCGTGGGCGAAATGAGCGCACGGGCGTGGAGCACGCTGCCGTCGCGCGCCGAGATCGACGCCTTGCATCAGGCTGCGCGGCACGCCTATCGCACGCGCGCGCCGATCGTCGCAACGGGCGGGGCCCAGGCCGTCATTCAAATGCTGCCGCAACTGGCGCCGCGCGGACGTGCACGCATCCTCGCGCCGACCTACAATGAATATGCCGGCGTGCTGGCCGCTGCGGGCTGGGATGTGCAGGAAGTCGCGGAGCTCGACGCGCTGGCGGGGGCGGATCTCGCCGTCGTCGTCAATCCCAACAATCCCGATGGCCGGTGTCATGCGCCGAAGGATTTGCTGACGCTGCTGCCACGCGTCGGCCGTCTCGTGATTGACGAAAGCTTTGCGGACACGGTTCCGCAGCTGTCGCTCGCTTCGGAAGCGGATCGGTACGGGTTGCTGGTCTTGCGCTCGTTCGGAAAGTTCTATGGGCTCGCCGGCTTGCGTCTCGGGTTCGCCATCGGCAATGCCGCGGACGTCACCAGGCTCGCCGCGATGGCGGGCCCATGGCCGGTCTCTGGAGCTGCGATCGCGATCGGCAGCCGGGCATTGCGTGACGATGCCTGGGCCGAAGCGACCTCGGCGCGTCTCGTGCGCGATTGTGTCCGGCTGGACGAGCTGACGCAAGCGCAAGGCTGGCGGCTCGTCGGCGGTGTGTCACTGTTTCGTCTGTACGAGACGCCCGACGCACGCGCCGCGCAGGAGAAGCTCGCGCGCGGCCAGATCTGGTCGCGCGTGTTCGCGCAAAGGCCGACATGGCTGCGCCTCGGGCTTCCGGGCAGCGAAGCCGAGTGGACACGCGTTGCCGAGGTCCTAGCGCGCTAG
- a CDS encoding cobyric acid synthase, protein MARALMIQGAGSDVGKSLIVAGLARAFTRRGLRVLPFKPQNMSNNAAVTIDGGEIGRAQALQALAAGVEPHTDMNPVLLKPETDVGAQVIVHGKRIATARARDYAAMKPSLMGAVLESFERLKARSDLVLVEGAGSPAEVNLRKSDIANMGFARKADVPVVLVGDIDRGGVIAQLVGIKTVIDPDDAAMIQGFVINKFRGDPTLFDDGYRLIEEKTAWRGLGVLPWFPRAGELPAEDALGLSDARKPGQCKIACLALSRIANFDDLDPLKLEPGVDLVMVRPGQAIPGDVRLVIIPGSKSTRGDLDFLRAQGWDIDLLAHHRRGGHVLGLCGGYQMLGRSVADPDGIEGPAGDTAGLGLLDVETVMNPQKTLTRVAAVHAATNQPIQAYEIHIGRTDGPDRARPFAALNGEPEGAISRDGRVQGSYLHGLFTSDDFRKAYLGGLDIPAGDEPYHARVESTLDALADHIEQHLDVEGLLALAR, encoded by the coding sequence ATGGCACGCGCATTGATGATCCAGGGGGCCGGCTCGGACGTGGGCAAATCGCTCATTGTCGCCGGCCTCGCGAGGGCCTTCACGCGGCGCGGCCTGCGCGTGCTGCCTTTCAAGCCGCAGAACATGTCGAACAATGCAGCCGTCACCATCGATGGCGGTGAGATCGGCCGCGCCCAGGCGCTGCAGGCGCTGGCCGCCGGCGTCGAGCCGCACACCGACATGAACCCGGTGCTGCTCAAGCCCGAGACCGATGTCGGCGCGCAGGTGATCGTCCACGGAAAGCGCATCGCAACCGCGCGGGCGCGCGACTACGCGGCGATGAAGCCCTCGCTGATGGGCGCGGTGCTGGAAAGTTTCGAGCGGCTGAAGGCGCGATCTGATCTGGTGCTGGTCGAAGGCGCCGGCAGTCCGGCCGAGGTGAATCTACGCAAGTCCGACATCGCCAATATGGGCTTTGCGCGCAAGGCGGATGTTCCGGTCGTGCTGGTCGGCGACATCGACCGCGGCGGCGTCATCGCCCAACTGGTCGGCATCAAGACGGTGATCGACCCCGACGATGCCGCGATGATCCAGGGTTTTGTCATCAACAAGTTCCGCGGCGATCCCACGCTGTTCGACGACGGCTACAGGCTGATCGAAGAAAAGACGGCATGGCGCGGCCTCGGCGTGCTGCCCTGGTTTCCGCGCGCCGGCGAGTTGCCGGCCGAGGACGCGCTGGGGCTGAGCGATGCACGCAAGCCGGGCCAATGCAAGATCGCCTGCCTGGCGCTGTCACGGATCGCCAATTTCGACGACCTCGATCCGCTCAAGCTGGAGCCAGGCGTCGATCTCGTCATGGTGCGCCCGGGCCAAGCGATCCCGGGCGATGTACGCCTGGTGATCATCCCCGGCTCCAAATCTACCCGCGGCGATCTTGACTTCCTGCGCGCGCAAGGCTGGGACATCGATCTGCTCGCGCATCACCGCAGGGGTGGCCATGTGCTCGGCCTCTGCGGCGGCTATCAGATGCTGGGCCGCAGCGTCGCCGATCCCGACGGCATCGAAGGGCCCGCCGGCGACACGGCGGGGCTCGGATTGCTTGATGTCGAGACGGTCATGAACCCGCAGAAGACTCTGACGCGGGTCGCGGCCGTGCATGCCGCCACAAACCAGCCGATCCAGGCCTACGAAATCCACATCGGCCGTACCGATGGGCCCGATCGCGCGCGCCCGTTCGCGGCATTGAACGGCGAGCCGGAAGGCGCGATCTCGCGCGATGGCCGCGTGCAGGGCAGCTATCTGCACGGCCTGTTCACATCGGATGATTTCCGCAAGGCGTATCTGGGCGGCCTCGACATTCCCGCGGGCGATGAGCCCTATCACGCCCGCGTCGAGAGCACGCTCGACGCGCTGGCCGATCACATCGAACAGCATCTCGACGTCGAAGGACTGCTCGCGCTAGCGCGCTAG
- the cobO gene encoding cob(I)yrinic acid a,c-diamide adenosyltransferase, whose protein sequence is MTPEPDTKTVDDSDVRHATKMAKKKAARDKIMATKSGEKGLIIVHTGAGKGKSSSAFGMIVRCVAHGFPCAVVQFIKGAWDTGERRLLTGHFGDLCQFHAMGEGFTWETQDRARDIAAARAGWEKAKELILDESLRMVVLDEINIALRYDYLDIAEVVEFLTTSKPEMTHVVLTGRNAKDELIEIADLVTEMTLVKHPFRSGIKAQAGVEF, encoded by the coding sequence ATGACGCCTGAACCGGATACGAAAACGGTCGATGATAGCGACGTCAGGCACGCCACGAAAATGGCGAAGAAGAAGGCCGCCCGCGACAAGATCATGGCGACCAAGAGCGGCGAAAAGGGCCTGATCATCGTCCACACCGGCGCCGGCAAGGGCAAGTCCTCCTCGGCCTTCGGCATGATCGTTCGCTGCGTCGCCCATGGCTTCCCCTGCGCGGTCGTGCAGTTCATCAAGGGCGCCTGGGATACCGGCGAGCGGCGCCTGCTCACCGGCCATTTCGGCGATCTCTGCCAGTTCCACGCCATGGGCGAGGGATTCACCTGGGAGACGCAAGACCGCGCCCGCGACATCGCAGCCGCCCGCGCCGGCTGGGAGAAAGCCAAGGAGCTGATCCTCGACGAGAGCTTGCGCATGGTCGTGCTCGACGAGATCAACATCGCGCTGCGCTACGACTATCTCGACATCGCGGAAGTCGTCGAGTTCCTGACCACCTCGAAGCCCGAGATGACGCATGTCGTGCTCACCGGCCGCAACGCCAAGGACGAGTTGATCGAGATCGCCGATCTCGTCACCGAAATGACGCTGGTCAAGCACCCCTTCCGCTCCGGCATCAAGGCGCAGGCCGGCGTCGAGTTCTGA
- a CDS encoding DUF1636 family protein — protein MTVTLHVCITCRAGETPGEGETTPGKRLLGAILEAGVPEGVDVVPVECLSACSQGCSVALSAPGRWSYVYGRLSETNAQDVVTGAAAYAAAPDGLVPWRSRPEIFRKQSLARIPPVAVVPEAAE, from the coding sequence ATGACCGTCACACTTCACGTTTGCATCACCTGCCGCGCCGGCGAGACGCCGGGCGAAGGCGAGACCACGCCCGGCAAGCGCCTGCTTGGCGCGATCCTCGAGGCCGGCGTGCCCGAGGGCGTCGATGTGGTTCCGGTCGAATGCCTGTCGGCCTGCAGCCAGGGCTGCTCGGTCGCACTCAGCGCGCCCGGCCGCTGGTCCTATGTCTACGGCCGCCTGTCCGAGACGAACGCGCAGGACGTGGTCACGGGCGCAGCCGCCTATGCCGCCGCACCGGACGGGCTCGTGCCGTGGCGCAGCCGTCCCGAAATCTTCCGCAAGCAGTCGCTTGCGCGCATTCCCCCTGTTGCCGTCGTGCCGGAGGCCGCCGAATGA
- the cobW gene encoding cobalamin biosynthesis protein CobW — MSSLAKVPVTVVTGFLGSGKTTLIQHLLSNANGKKLAVLVNEFGSEGVDGEILKSCADANCPEENIIELANGCICCTVADDFIPTMEKLLARPVRPDHILIETSGLALPKPLLKAFDWPEIRSRITVDGVIALADAEAVAAGRFAPDPAAVEAQRAADESLDHETPLSEVFEDQIACADIVLLTKADLAGAAGIEAAKAAITAEMPRRVPMLAVTDGAIDARLILGLGAAAENDLAARPSHHDGEDEHEHDDFNSVVIDLPEVTDVDALVASVQRLAREQNVLRAKGYIAVAGKPMRLLLQAVGERVRHQFDKPWGAGIRQSKLVVIGEHGDIDEAAIKAGLGV, encoded by the coding sequence ATGAGTTCGCTCGCAAAAGTCCCGGTGACTGTGGTCACCGGTTTCCTCGGCTCCGGCAAGACGACGCTGATCCAGCATCTGCTCAGCAATGCCAACGGCAAGAAGCTCGCGGTGCTCGTCAACGAGTTCGGCAGCGAGGGCGTGGATGGCGAGATCCTGAAGTCCTGCGCCGACGCGAACTGCCCGGAGGAGAACATCATCGAGCTCGCCAATGGCTGCATCTGCTGCACCGTTGCCGACGATTTCATTCCGACCATGGAGAAACTGCTGGCGCGGCCGGTGCGGCCCGATCATATCCTGATCGAGACCTCGGGTCTGGCGCTGCCCAAGCCGCTGCTGAAGGCGTTCGACTGGCCGGAGATCCGCTCGCGCATCACGGTCGACGGCGTCATCGCGCTCGCCGATGCCGAAGCCGTTGCGGCGGGCCGCTTCGCGCCCGATCCGGCTGCGGTGGAAGCACAACGCGCGGCGGATGAAAGTCTCGATCACGAGACGCCGCTGTCGGAAGTGTTCGAGGACCAGATCGCCTGCGCCGATATCGTGCTGCTGACCAAGGCCGATCTCGCGGGCGCCGCCGGCATCGAAGCCGCCAAGGCCGCGATCACCGCCGAGATGCCGCGCCGCGTGCCGATGCTGGCCGTCACCGACGGCGCCATCGATGCGCGCCTCATCCTCGGCCTCGGCGCTGCCGCGGAGAACGATCTCGCGGCGCGTCCCTCGCATCATGATGGCGAAGACGAACACGAGCATGATGATTTCAATTCGGTGGTGATCGATCTTCCCGAGGTGACCGACGTCGATGCGCTGGTCGCATCCGTTCAGCGGCTGGCGCGCGAGCAGAACGTGCTGCGCGCCAAGGGTTATATCGCGGTCGCGGGCAAGCCTATGAGGCTGCTGCTTCAGGCGGTCGGCGAGCGCGTGCGCCACCAGTTCGACAAGCCATGGGGAGCGGGCATCAGGCAGTCGAAGCTCGTCGTGATCGGCGAACACGGCGATATCGACGAGGCCGCGATCAAGGCGGGATTGGGAGTCTGA